A window of Dorea formicigenerans contains these coding sequences:
- a CDS encoding AAA family ATPase has product MANNIVATWGFKRKLPEPFEDYTDHAIFDDIASKYCTQPRKKSTLHAATLRAVLAYLELENPVGSTPPEKLGAVGTQSNNFVVAEYPSKTGDLQVVVYNQLNGKFYGGCYTPPPDVESTPEKYEFKDSKQSGAALLFALMPVFLADEECNEKYQELKAHRDNGYPDLDAAAETAAVLCDNIYRRTRYASGLPTGGVKIDLPANGVLSLIKPLNIQKGVYAPTEVLHGDFQVLRPGSGFKKAQAAISRDDFVGKFILTASRRLSPEEEVSVPTLAEWYIIPPEIKRICEHAKLTTDTTQPMRNFLLRGPAGTGKTEGAKAIASALHLPYRCITCSANTEVFDLLGQILPDVDGKRTRLQRQYPSFQEIQLDPSGAYQKLTGNYDEEISAEDTYQKLIDTIFDEMHSYYKEHTSGQNFQYVDTPLVEAIRYGYILEIQEPTVIANPGVLVGLNSLLDRCNSVYLPNGETIHRHPDTTIVITTNNDYAGCKQMNQSVISRMNLVIDLDEPDEDTQVERAMAVTGCKDAKTVRLMTRIVKSMAVYCRENLITDGCCGMRELISWVQSYMVCGDIREAARYTVLASASADAENRTEVEESCLDTVLAA; this is encoded by the coding sequence ATGGCAAATAACATCGTAGCAACCTGGGGGTTCAAACGCAAACTCCCGGAACCATTTGAGGATTATACGGACCATGCAATCTTTGATGACATTGCATCCAAATACTGTACTCAGCCACGGAAAAAATCCACGCTTCATGCAGCTACCCTGCGGGCAGTCCTTGCTTATCTGGAGCTGGAAAACCCGGTTGGCAGTACCCCGCCGGAAAAGCTTGGGGCGGTCGGTACCCAATCCAACAATTTTGTTGTGGCGGAATATCCGAGCAAAACCGGTGATCTTCAGGTGGTTGTCTACAACCAGCTAAACGGAAAGTTTTACGGAGGCTGCTATACTCCTCCGCCGGATGTGGAAAGCACACCGGAAAAATACGAATTTAAAGACTCCAAACAGTCCGGTGCGGCTCTGCTGTTCGCACTGATGCCGGTTTTTCTGGCAGATGAAGAGTGTAATGAAAAGTATCAGGAATTAAAAGCGCACCGGGACAACGGTTATCCCGATCTGGACGCCGCTGCGGAAACAGCAGCCGTTCTCTGCGACAACATTTACCGGAGAACCCGCTATGCATCAGGTCTCCCGACCGGTGGTGTTAAGATTGACCTTCCGGCAAACGGCGTATTGTCGCTGATCAAACCGTTAAATATCCAGAAGGGGGTCTATGCACCAACCGAAGTGCTCCATGGAGACTTTCAGGTGTTACGTCCAGGAAGTGGATTTAAGAAAGCACAGGCAGCCATTTCCAGAGATGATTTTGTTGGGAAATTTATCCTGACCGCATCCCGAAGGCTGTCTCCGGAAGAGGAGGTATCTGTTCCGACATTGGCAGAGTGGTACATCATCCCTCCGGAAATCAAACGGATCTGCGAACACGCAAAACTGACAACGGATACCACACAGCCGATGCGGAATTTTCTTTTACGGGGACCGGCAGGTACCGGAAAGACCGAAGGAGCCAAAGCCATTGCTTCCGCACTTCACCTTCCTTACCGCTGCATTACCTGTTCCGCAAATACAGAGGTATTCGACCTTTTAGGTCAGATTCTTCCGGATGTGGACGGAAAACGCACCCGGCTTCAGCGGCAGTACCCGTCTTTTCAGGAAATCCAGTTAGATCCCTCCGGTGCCTATCAGAAGCTGACCGGAAACTATGATGAAGAAATTTCTGCCGAGGACACCTACCAGAAGCTGATCGATACGATTTTTGATGAAATGCACAGCTATTATAAGGAACACACCTCCGGACAGAACTTCCAGTATGTGGATACGCCTCTAGTCGAAGCCATCCGCTATGGGTATATTCTTGAGATACAGGAGCCTACGGTCATTGCTAATCCCGGTGTACTGGTTGGACTTAACTCCCTTTTAGACCGCTGTAACAGCGTATATCTTCCAAACGGAGAAACCATCCACCGTCATCCGGATACGACCATCGTAATCACCACAAACAATGACTATGCAGGCTGTAAACAGATGAACCAGTCTGTCATTTCCCGAATGAACCTTGTGATTGATCTGGATGAACCGGATGAGGATACACAGGTAGAACGTGCCATGGCTGTTACCGGATGCAAGGATGCAAAAACGGTACGTCTGATGACACGCATTGTCAAATCCATGGCTGTCTACTGCCGGGAAAATCTCATTACAGATGGCTGCTGTGGCATGAGGGAGCTGATTTCCTGGGTGCAGTCCTACATGGTCTGCGGGGATATCCGGGAAGCGGCCCGTTACACGGTGCTTGCCTCTGCCTCTGCCGATGCTGAGAACCGTACGGAAGTGGAAGAAAGCTGTCTGGATACTGTGCTTGCTGCGTAG
- a CDS encoding helix-turn-helix domain-containing protein encodes MRKAALTEAQIRKHLADNLSYLRQAKTPKLSQKAVARILNLPPKTIMNYENANSSPMAYAVLRLAVYYGCTMEELLTKNLRKERKNIT; translated from the coding sequence ATGAGAAAAGCAGCACTCACAGAAGCCCAGATCCGAAAGCATCTGGCAGATAATCTGTCTTATCTCCGGCAAGCCAAAACACCGAAGTTATCACAAAAGGCAGTTGCCAGAATCTTAAATCTTCCCCCGAAAACCATTATGAATTATGAAAATGCAAACTCCTCCCCGATGGCTTATGCCGTCCTTCGCCTTGCTGTGTATTACGGCTGCACGATGGAGGAACTGCTGACAAAAAATCTAAGAAAAGAAAGGAAGAATATCACGTGA
- a CDS encoding vWA domain-containing protein codes for MNHSQRNLKKLIRAKEDSIADEELFLSAAYQKYQTSLARAVTGRYRYGLQVLLDWDISEQAGVAYTDNYKVHLNAANPITQSFPTRFLRSQSLTGLTGHEVGHLLYSDFTAHAVHLRSLENGSFYPKEPELSLPAYQTALEEIKEVLEEKDKAGCLTLARCAATFQNILEDIHIEDRMCEEFHGTFRQGIELNNLRMSEQIPSIQEQIDKEYQPFSIIANLILSYCRTGNINNPTGYQGDYLDTISDCTDLLDTAMESEKGTDRMLVSNALLALTWNYIQPLIEKTREELEMHGEDSAADALEDLLGDEVSSGAPLPTGKSGAIPKNIKPASPKGSGNDEGNAPSGPRTKEDAIEEAKQVLSEEGGRIALTKTNTILDENNPGVTYVSQYQGSGYEHAAEDLFRILNDVAAEKVQEDCQTELTEELQKTANDIHYGNAHAGIHVTIHRLTSVSDYLKNEYQTVAPPLLRASKKLQSTILPLLKEEQQGGKQKNLLFGKRLDSHALYKTDGTIFTRTRLPGEEKRLAVALLIDESGSMGWGDRMTHARKTAIVLYDFCKSLGIPITIYGHSTDAGGVALYSYAEFDSVDNEDCYRLMDMCDRNGNRDGAALRFVAEHLCTRPELQKLLILISDGQPADYGYSGTEAEADLRGIKKEYEKRDVILFAAAIGDDKENIRRIYKDGFLDITKLEELPKNMAQLVKQHLK; via the coding sequence GTGAATCACAGCCAAAGAAATTTAAAGAAACTAATCCGGGCAAAAGAGGATTCCATTGCGGATGAGGAGTTATTCCTCTCCGCTGCCTATCAGAAGTACCAGACCTCCCTTGCCAGAGCCGTTACCGGACGTTACCGGTATGGACTGCAGGTACTGCTGGACTGGGACATTTCCGAACAGGCAGGCGTTGCATATACCGACAATTATAAGGTACATCTCAACGCAGCGAACCCGATCACCCAGTCTTTCCCCACCCGTTTCTTACGTTCCCAGAGCCTGACAGGGCTCACCGGGCATGAAGTGGGGCACTTACTCTATTCTGATTTCACAGCCCACGCTGTTCATCTGAGGAGTCTGGAAAACGGTTCCTTCTATCCGAAGGAGCCGGAGCTATCCCTTCCAGCTTATCAGACAGCACTGGAGGAGATCAAAGAAGTGTTAGAAGAAAAGGACAAAGCCGGATGCCTGACACTGGCACGATGCGCCGCAACTTTTCAAAACATTCTGGAAGACATCCATATTGAAGACCGTATGTGTGAGGAATTCCACGGCACCTTCCGACAGGGGATTGAACTCAATAACCTGCGTATGTCCGAACAGATTCCTTCCATACAGGAACAAATTGACAAAGAATACCAGCCATTTTCCATCATTGCCAACCTGATCCTTTCCTATTGCCGGACCGGAAACATCAACAATCCCACCGGCTATCAGGGGGATTATCTGGATACCATTTCCGATTGTACCGATCTTCTGGATACGGCAATGGAATCGGAAAAAGGCACTGACCGGATGCTGGTTTCCAATGCGCTCTTAGCCCTGACCTGGAACTATATCCAGCCGCTCATCGAAAAAACACGGGAGGAATTGGAAATGCATGGCGAGGATTCCGCTGCCGATGCTCTGGAAGATCTTCTAGGGGATGAAGTCAGCAGCGGCGCTCCTCTTCCGACCGGAAAAAGCGGTGCCATTCCAAAGAATATCAAACCAGCTTCCCCAAAAGGAAGCGGGAATGATGAGGGCAATGCTCCTTCCGGTCCACGTACCAAAGAGGATGCTATAGAGGAAGCCAAACAGGTGCTTTCGGAAGAAGGCGGGCGCATCGCTCTTACAAAGACCAATACCATTCTGGATGAAAACAACCCCGGCGTCACTTATGTCAGTCAGTATCAGGGCAGCGGCTATGAGCATGCTGCAGAGGATCTGTTCCGGATCTTGAACGATGTGGCTGCAGAAAAGGTGCAGGAAGACTGTCAGACGGAACTGACCGAGGAACTGCAGAAAACAGCCAATGATATTCATTACGGCAATGCCCATGCAGGCATCCATGTTACCATCCATCGCCTGACCAGTGTTTCCGATTACCTGAAGAATGAATACCAGACAGTTGCTCCCCCGCTCCTGCGGGCTTCCAAAAAGCTGCAAAGCACCATCCTGCCGCTTTTGAAAGAAGAACAGCAAGGCGGAAAGCAGAAGAATCTCCTGTTTGGAAAACGTCTGGACTCCCATGCTCTCTATAAGACAGACGGAACCATCTTTACCAGAACCAGACTTCCAGGAGAGGAAAAACGTCTGGCTGTTGCCCTCCTGATTGACGAGAGTGGTTCGATGGGTTGGGGTGACCGGATGACACATGCAAGAAAGACTGCCATTGTCCTTTATGATTTCTGTAAAAGCCTCGGTATCCCTATCACCATTTACGGGCATTCCACGGATGCAGGCGGCGTTGCTCTTTACTCCTATGCAGAATTTGATTCTGTGGACAATGAGGACTGTTACCGGCTGATGGATATGTGCGACCGCAACGGGAACCGGGACGGCGCAGCTCTCCGCTTCGTAGCAGAGCATTTGTGCACACGCCCGGAGCTTCAGAAGCTGCTGATCCTGATTTCTGACGGTCAGCCAGCCGATTACGGCTACAGCGGAACGGAAGCAGAGGCAGATCTGCGGGGCATCAAGAAAGAATACGAAAAACGGGATGTCATCCTGTTTGCGGCTGCCATTGGTGACGATAAGGAAAATATCCGCAGGATTTACAAGGACGGATTCCTGGATATCACGAAACTGGAAGAGCTTCCAAAGAATATGGCACAGCTTGTCAAACAGCATCTCAAATAA
- a CDS encoding AbrB/MazE/SpoVT family DNA-binding domain-containing protein: MNIALIRTMDSQGRIVIPAEIRKQMKLSDGDALELENVGMELLLRKCPTHLNGKEEMASYLSVLYSVIHCGIAICSEAHILVSAGIYLPEGTPVTEELAELVADGQELISAENCPVYPVSNTRQPVCAFFPILREDREPLALLLCSRTGQHLSEMELGCAKLVAAVIANKIK; the protein is encoded by the coding sequence ATGAATATTGCACTCATCCGGACCATGGACTCTCAGGGGCGTATCGTCATCCCTGCAGAAATCCGGAAACAAATGAAGCTCTCAGACGGAGATGCACTGGAACTGGAAAATGTGGGAATGGAGCTGCTTTTACGCAAATGCCCTACCCACTTAAACGGAAAAGAGGAAATGGCTTCCTATCTTTCCGTCCTCTACAGTGTCATCCACTGTGGTATCGCAATTTGCAGTGAGGCTCACATACTCGTATCTGCGGGCATCTATCTTCCGGAAGGCACTCCCGTTACAGAAGAACTCGCCGAATTGGTTGCGGACGGCCAGGAACTGATCTCTGCTGAGAACTGCCCTGTCTACCCGGTATCCAACACCCGTCAACCGGTTTGTGCTTTTTTCCCGATTTTAAGGGAAGACAGAGAGCCGCTGGCACTTCTTCTCTGTTCCAGAACCGGACAGCATTTATCCGAGATGGAATTGGGATGCGCTAAACTGGTCGCTGCCGTAATTGCAAACAAAATTAAGTAA
- a CDS encoding winged helix-turn-helix domain-containing protein, whose translation MILTISDSEEGILNKIKSVLACESTLEVMEITNSEKLTFQGLEIDQLQRSVIKDGKVVELTRHEYDLLFYLALSPNRVFTKEQIYQHIYEDVESEVDNRVYGLVKNLRKKIEENPEEPHYIETIRGVGYRFRA comes from the coding sequence ATGATTCTTACCATTTCTGATTCCGAAGAGGGAATCCTGAATAAAATTAAATCAGTTCTAGCCTGCGAAAGTACGTTAGAAGTTATGGAGATTACAAATTCTGAAAAGTTGACATTCCAAGGTTTGGAAATAGACCAGCTTCAGCGGAGCGTAATCAAAGATGGTAAGGTTGTGGAACTTACCAGACATGAATATGACCTGCTTTTTTATCTGGCCTTATCCCCCAATCGGGTATTTACAAAAGAACAGATTTACCAGCATATTTATGAGGATGTGGAGTCAGAAGTGGATAACCGTGTCTATGGGTTAGTCAAGAATCTGAGAAAGAAAATAGAAGAAAATCCGGAAGAACCGCACTACATAGAAACGATACGTGGTGTAGGCTACCGTTTTCGGGCATAA
- a CDS encoding ABC transporter ATP-binding protein produces the protein MSIRIDDLTVTFKNGVTAVDHVDLEIPHGIFGLLGENGAGKTTLMRVLTTVLAPTSGKVLLDGTLYCEANYEKIQKKIGYLPQEIDLYPSLTVRECLEYMGDLAGIEKRESKKRIDYYLEKTSLADHQKKKMRQLSGGMKRRVGLVQALLHEPDFLIVDEPTTGLDPEERIRIRNLLVDFAEERTVLFSTHVVEDLMATCNQLAVMKKGRFLYTGTMRELLNKARGHVWECCTEDESLARELERKYHISSKQYTEEGIRLRLLGENMPSESGCIACDVTLEDAYIYVTNR, from the coding sequence ATGAGTATAAGAATAGACGATTTAACAGTAACATTTAAAAATGGAGTGACAGCGGTAGATCATGTGGATCTGGAAATCCCACATGGGATATTTGGTCTGTTAGGTGAAAATGGTGCAGGAAAAACAACGTTGATGCGGGTGCTTACAACGGTGCTTGCACCCACAAGTGGAAAAGTTCTGTTAGATGGTACGCTATATTGCGAAGCAAATTACGAAAAGATACAGAAAAAGATTGGGTATCTGCCACAGGAAATTGATCTGTATCCGTCTTTGACTGTTCGAGAATGTCTGGAGTATATGGGAGATCTGGCTGGAATTGAGAAAAGAGAAAGCAAGAAAAGGATTGATTACTATCTGGAGAAGACCAGTCTTGCAGACCATCAGAAAAAGAAAATGCGGCAGCTTTCAGGTGGAATGAAGCGAAGAGTTGGATTAGTGCAGGCATTACTCCATGAGCCGGATTTTTTAATTGTGGATGAACCAACAACAGGGCTCGATCCGGAGGAACGCATCCGTATCCGTAATTTACTGGTAGATTTTGCAGAAGAACGCACCGTATTATTTTCAACGCATGTGGTGGAGGATCTGATGGCAACCTGTAATCAGCTTGCGGTTATGAAAAAAGGTAGATTCCTTTATACAGGAACAATGAGGGAATTATTGAATAAGGCAAGAGGGCATGTATGGGAATGCTGTACAGAGGACGAAAGCCTTGCAAGAGAATTAGAAAGAAAATATCATATTTCCAGTAAGCAGTATACGGAGGAAGGAATTAGATTAAGACTGTTAGGGGAGAATATGCCGTCAGAAAGTGGATGTATAGCTTGTGACGTAACTTTGGAAGATGCATATATCTATGTAACCAATCGATAA